From the Leptospira licerasiae serovar Varillal str. VAR 010 genome, one window contains:
- a CDS encoding membrane protein, giving the protein MSFWQTLATDPEYFGRYTLFENICLLLGVAFWAYMYAVLLIEPFKKKFVEMPVFIACGNIIWELLWGFFFKEPMGAILLWGYRLGFVLDIVIFYQVIRFGKKQISLPMSDKGYKFLLGVLVVSWGLLIFTFYKGGYDLFTGSNSAYILSLIISVMYPILFLKTGDPNMFSYSVSWAKFLGNGFFTIFIFLYFPEQYFVQTLSGLGTIADIYYVWIFTRQKYSLSKV; this is encoded by the coding sequence ATGAGTTTTTGGCAGACATTAGCAACGGATCCGGAGTATTTCGGACGTTATACGCTGTTTGAGAATATTTGTTTACTCTTAGGAGTGGCCTTTTGGGCCTACATGTATGCAGTTCTTCTAATAGAACCGTTCAAGAAAAAATTTGTCGAGATGCCCGTTTTTATCGCCTGTGGGAACATTATTTGGGAATTATTATGGGGGTTCTTCTTCAAGGAGCCTATGGGTGCGATATTACTCTGGGGCTATAGACTTGGATTCGTATTGGATATAGTGATTTTCTATCAAGTAATCCGATTCGGTAAAAAACAAATTTCCTTGCCAATGTCGGACAAGGGATATAAATTCCTTTTGGGCGTTTTGGTGGTTTCTTGGGGATTATTGATCTTTACTTTCTATAAGGGAGGTTATGATCTTTTTACCGGATCAAATTCGGCTTATATCTTAAGTTTGATCATTTCGGTAATGTATCCTATCCTTTTCCTAAAAACTGGAGATCCGAACATGTTCTCCTATTCTGTTTCTTGGGCAAAGTTTTTGGGGAATGGGTTCTTTACGATCTTCATCTTTCTATACTTTCCGGAGCAGTATTTTGTTCAGACATTGAGCGGGCTCGGAACGATAGCCGACATTTATTATGTTTGGATCTTTACCCGCCAAAAGTATTCGCTCTCTAAAGTGTAA
- a CDS encoding MBL fold metallo-hydrolase, with product MFGKKAQKITIYTSFVLFGLFLSILCQTACLSSFGSNPSGTRLEKMKTSKMFHEGKFENDPFVPMLSPGTYLAVLKRQLFGSEIRTPPSPIPVQKPDLKTFSDPITPGLRAIWFGHSSVLVEIDGIRIFTDPVFSQKVSPFESVGPGRFFPLPLELSELPNIDAVVISHDHYDHLDMATARFLAKKGTRYFVPLGIGAHLESWGIPENQIVELDWWEKGNIKNIEIICTPAVHYSGRGLFNGKTTLWSSWSLIGPKHRFFHSGDTGYSTHFTEIGKKLGPFDLTSIKVGAYDWTWEGIHMSPESAIQAHLDLKGKTMLPVHWATFNLAIHSWDEPILRTKQGADQNGVRLATPKPGEWLDLQKDPVSEAWWERVK from the coding sequence ATGTTCGGAAAAAAGGCCCAAAAAATCACTATTTACACTTCTTTCGTTCTATTCGGTTTATTCTTATCGATTTTATGCCAAACAGCTTGTTTGAGTTCCTTCGGAAGTAATCCAAGCGGAACTCGATTGGAAAAAATGAAAACCTCCAAGATGTTTCACGAAGGGAAGTTTGAAAATGATCCTTTTGTTCCGATGCTAAGTCCCGGAACTTACCTTGCAGTTTTAAAAAGACAACTTTTCGGTTCGGAGATTAGAACTCCTCCTTCTCCGATACCGGTCCAAAAGCCGGACTTAAAAACTTTTTCAGACCCGATAACGCCAGGATTAAGAGCAATTTGGTTCGGACATTCTTCCGTTCTGGTAGAAATAGACGGGATACGTATTTTCACCGATCCTGTGTTCTCTCAAAAAGTTTCTCCTTTCGAAAGTGTCGGTCCCGGAAGATTTTTTCCCTTACCATTAGAACTATCAGAACTTCCTAATATAGACGCTGTTGTGATCTCTCATGATCACTACGATCATCTTGATATGGCTACTGCCCGATTTTTAGCGAAGAAGGGAACAAGATATTTTGTACCTTTGGGTATTGGCGCTCATTTGGAGTCCTGGGGAATTCCGGAAAACCAAATAGTAGAATTAGATTGGTGGGAGAAAGGGAACATTAAGAATATTGAAATTATATGCACACCTGCGGTTCATTATTCAGGGCGTGGTCTTTTTAACGGTAAGACTACTCTTTGGTCTTCTTGGAGTCTGATCGGACCAAAACATAGATTTTTTCATAGCGGAGATACTGGTTATTCTACTCATTTTACAGAGATAGGCAAAAAACTGGGCCCTTTCGATCTTACCTCTATCAAAGTGGGAGCTTACGATTGGACCTGGGAGGGAATTCATATGAGTCCTGAAAGTGCCATCCAAGCTCATTTAGATCTTAAAGGTAAAACAATGCTTCCTGTACATTGGGCTACTTTCAATCTCGCCATCCATTCTTGGGATGAACCTATTTTAAGAACAAAACAAGGAGCGGATCAAAACGGAGTTCGTCTGGCTACTCCTAAACCGGGAGAATGGTTAGATCTACAAAAAGACCCTGTTTCCGAAGCCTGGTGGGAAAGAGTAAAATAA
- a CDS encoding oxygenase MpaB family protein has product MNSNELRALRKETDPLADEIVTKYFTESAFDREKTMLFFDALSKNSDPIPAGLPDYLEKYFYETEDLPVWADKNKIAKGEQLFSTYGPQILMMLCVKSLPMAYSCGDGAQVLYKTGRLIEQNGVIDGVNRRLMETTQFVISVAQENGLGPQGKGIRTAQKVRLMHASIRYFLGKGKDWDPAWGQPINQEDMAGTLQSFSSLVIEGLGQSSLKLSQDEKDAYIHLWRVVGHFIGVKPELCPEGYDTAHSLGESIFNDQQKPSEAGKILAKSLLDFMEYMLPGNLFDNLPLFFLQTYMGQKTSEVLGLGWPPKNPLGYFMERIFKDFDSHVDDDEGFGKLVAYFASKLLFSMDHFYYGGKKARFWIPPSLRENWRL; this is encoded by the coding sequence ATGAATTCGAACGAGTTACGTGCATTACGAAAAGAAACTGATCCATTAGCGGACGAGATAGTCACAAAATATTTTACCGAATCCGCTTTTGACAGAGAAAAAACGATGCTCTTTTTCGACGCCCTTTCTAAGAATTCGGACCCGATCCCTGCCGGTTTACCGGATTATCTTGAAAAATATTTTTATGAGACGGAAGACCTTCCTGTTTGGGCGGATAAGAACAAGATCGCAAAAGGTGAGCAATTATTCTCCACTTACGGTCCTCAGATCTTAATGATGCTTTGCGTTAAGTCTCTTCCCATGGCTTACTCTTGCGGAGATGGAGCGCAGGTACTTTACAAAACCGGAAGATTAATAGAACAGAATGGTGTAATAGACGGAGTCAATCGAAGACTAATGGAGACTACTCAGTTCGTAATCTCTGTCGCTCAGGAGAACGGACTAGGTCCACAGGGTAAAGGGATCCGGACCGCTCAGAAAGTAAGACTAATGCATGCATCCATTCGATATTTCCTTGGAAAGGGAAAAGATTGGGACCCTGCTTGGGGACAACCGATCAACCAAGAAGATATGGCTGGTACTCTGCAATCTTTTTCAAGTTTGGTGATAGAGGGTCTTGGTCAATCTTCCTTAAAACTCAGCCAGGATGAAAAAGACGCATACATTCATCTATGGAGAGTTGTGGGACATTTTATCGGAGTAAAACCGGAACTTTGTCCGGAAGGATACGATACTGCACATTCTTTGGGCGAATCCATATTTAACGATCAGCAAAAACCTTCGGAAGCGGGCAAGATACTTGCAAAATCCTTGTTGGACTTTATGGAATATATGCTTCCCGGAAATTTATTCGACAATCTTCCATTATTTTTTCTGCAAACGTATATGGGACAAAAAACAAGCGAGGTGCTTGGGTTAGGATGGCCTCCTAAAAATCCTTTAGGTTATTTTATGGAAAGGATCTTCAAGGACTTCGACTCTCATGTGGACGATGATGAGGGGTTCGGAAAGTTAGTCGCTTATTTTGCTTCCAAACTACTTTTTTCTATGGATCATTTTTATTACGGCGGAAAAAAAGCAAGATTTTGGATCCCGCCTTCATTAAGAGAGAATTGGAGACTATAA
- a CDS encoding OmpP1/FadL family transporter, which produces MLFGFRALKKIYLFFLAIISFLAPKLEAVGLFQPSHNARYGGMGGVNLAIGGSPMDIGTNPANLSLKNRKELEFGISLPYIRTVYRDKFTDPDPNLSYENSESYNVLAPLPYFAIRIAISEKWTYGGGIYIPGGGNGEVSGITRITPNGQSLNDWSGMKLPSPIGDSRRIQESYSSTFYLVKSTHALSYKIGGLSIALGVEGIYSRQIAYQKFYDITGNIEVPGQGFDYRSKNAYALGGIFGTTYQITETLKIAYSYQTSAKVPLDGSMQVGSYPSRTGVSATFAVPERHGLGFSYGTDTFKIGIDALYYNYASYTSTYKQTLAAPVFPTAFGQTNVIPQNLSYHDSWALGIGGEWIVNDWTWRLGARHNSGVLRSEGTNALQAGIMVQDLVSGGFGYSTGKWKFDFTLLYYLPVRVYNGGSADWNFNHAVFSKNDIRVEEFKHSLKSDIPAILLGASYSFD; this is translated from the coding sequence ATGCTTTTTGGATTTAGAGCTCTCAAAAAAATTTACCTGTTTTTCTTAGCTATAATTTCTTTCCTTGCTCCCAAGTTAGAAGCCGTTGGACTTTTTCAGCCTTCTCATAACGCTAGATACGGCGGCATGGGAGGAGTAAATTTAGCCATAGGGGGATCTCCCATGGATATAGGGACTAATCCGGCTAACTTAAGTCTCAAAAACCGAAAAGAGTTGGAGTTCGGAATTTCTTTACCGTACATCCGTACAGTATACAGAGACAAGTTTACGGACCCGGATCCGAATCTTTCTTATGAAAATTCCGAATCCTATAACGTTCTCGCCCCACTCCCGTATTTTGCGATCAGAATTGCAATTAGCGAAAAATGGACTTATGGCGGAGGAATTTATATACCTGGCGGAGGAAATGGAGAAGTTTCCGGGATCACAAGGATCACACCGAACGGTCAAAGCCTGAACGATTGGTCAGGGATGAAACTTCCAAGTCCAATAGGAGATTCCAGAAGGATACAGGAAAGTTACTCCTCTACTTTTTATCTAGTAAAATCGACTCATGCACTCTCTTATAAGATCGGCGGACTTTCCATTGCGCTCGGAGTGGAGGGAATTTATTCCAGACAGATCGCTTACCAAAAATTTTACGATATTACGGGAAATATTGAAGTCCCCGGCCAAGGTTTTGATTATAGAAGTAAAAACGCGTACGCACTCGGCGGTATCTTCGGAACTACTTATCAGATCACAGAAACATTAAAGATTGCTTATTCTTATCAAACTTCCGCAAAAGTCCCTTTGGACGGAAGTATGCAAGTCGGTTCATATCCGAGTCGCACCGGAGTCTCCGCTACATTTGCAGTCCCGGAAAGACATGGTTTAGGTTTTTCTTATGGAACAGATACTTTCAAGATCGGAATAGACGCTCTATATTACAATTACGCCTCATACACTTCTACTTATAAACAAACATTGGCTGCTCCTGTATTTCCAACTGCATTCGGACAAACGAATGTAATCCCCCAGAATTTAAGTTACCATGATTCTTGGGCTTTAGGAATAGGAGGAGAATGGATCGTAAACGATTGGACTTGGAGACTGGGAGCAAGGCATAACTCAGGAGTTTTAAGATCGGAAGGAACGAATGCACTCCAGGCAGGCATCATGGTCCAAGATCTAGTCTCCGGCGGATTCGGATATTCAACCGGAAAATGGAAATTCGATTTTACCCTATTATATTATCTTCCTGTGAGAGTTTATAATGGAGGTTCTGCGGATTGGAACTTCAACCATGCTGTATTCTCCAAAAACGATATCCGAGTAGAAGAATTCAAACATTCCTTAAAGTCGGACATCCCCGCTATATTGTTGGGAGCAAGTTATTCATTCGATTAA
- a CDS encoding trifunctional serine/threonine-protein kinase/ATP-binding protein/SpoIIE family protein phosphatase, translating to MSSDRVPYELGELLYEDSFSQTYRGKFGRTREPKIIRIQRPEGKETSSVYFLNEFELGKLVSDPGILKPEDMFENSDGICLVYENIPSKLLHQSLAGLISLETFLEIALAITENLAKLHSFGIVHNQISPRAFFYNPDTGETKLAWLGGASLLLSEKGSYAPLRYTFDILPYCSPENTGRLNRPVDFRSDAYSLGALFYKMISGTPPFETEDPLEMVHYHIARSPVSLLKKREDVPAAISTLVDKLLSKMPEERYFSLENLIHDLKSIKDSLKSKRKLSEFVPGVYERKVGFRDSPRIYDRDRERKEIESGIVNVTNGRRSAIFIGGKSGTGKTALVEDAITYLDIYSVVLLRGKFEEDKKEIPYYAFRQIMEDLLRRILQKKDEEINLLKNFIKESLGDNIEILTQFLPDLGKTLGIEIPTKTTKRQKDEKVLFAVALRFLTLCFDRKNPAIILLDDLQWADSASLALLEFILNSEDWEGLLFVLTSRSEDSDFFPNVNVKQGFPGLDLREIRLTPLNEHSVFKYVSDSIHVSPEDANKLAEILVSKTGGNPLFLHQFLRSLYEEGCLSFDQKTAYHRVDWDRLSQRAVTDNVLDLFLDKVGKLPDETLEVLRVGACIGAKFDLKDMYDFFKSRPGVLSRGIREAIREGIVFYREDGNMLFPSLQYISQRKIEESGMYSSLSNVQFHFSHDRMIQSILDATDSEEKARIHNTLAKLLIEREKISGGSEQILDIANHLLRSRELYTNGRENEDFFHYTILAGNSAKAGAAYESSYSFFSLLASQLKDSYWQKDRKNAIHILKSLAESAYYLSRREEAEKIVSDLLSKLHSPSEKADIYLMQLEVMNVYNDLDSASKIGIKALQSLGIGFKEKPGFLAVLGEVLKMVFYSRGRSPEKLIHAKDSKDPYKTEALNILVNLLNYGKHMDMKVMAYIYLKLINLTLKEGNAPFSFFGYAGFGSILLSINGNFQQSMRYWTLAEKILKKFKSDELYGRFVFGRTILLDYFMYPFRSIVDYTEEAFHKCMQYGDYLWAAFALFSQNTNQLYSAENSVSYREKIRENLERGSKLNYDILMILLHSSDSYLDRLEGKSTETVRYKENLYTDREFESKVLESAGNGTANSWYATLFGSLAYLSGYYLEAERIFENYQSDLEKSRIMFIYSEYRFYRSLGLLKLRKKKLKLTEKLFFRYSLYLFKLWSRIYPPSFQLFYFVLAGLYEDYAGRKENTSKYFDMAMQQVESEPNDFRKAVVYHHIAEWNVQQGRTSYGKFLIQNAVRLYGSWGAKSIVNMLRDEYGELLRPQGTPKRSVEKILADSMLSTSFNLDLRTVLKASQSISGVIELGELLRQLIRTIMENAAATRGFLILPQNKELFLMAGSDIEEPGFLPKPISLDEAGHLLPLEVVYFCFRSGQKVLISDAAKDSFYSVNPYIKRSKPKSLLCMPITKQGRTLCVLYLENRLTAGIFDEHRLEILEILSAQAAISLENAKLYEDITRMNSELERKVNERTEELARSLSIIRKDMLYSQKIQRSILPELKNIPGLRYSVNYLPMDEVGGDFYDICKLSNGRYRFFLADATGHGVQAALVTMAIKGEYESVKSSLEKPGEILFGLNNSILTKYKTLYFTGAICDVDLSEKKVYFASAGHISQFLMRSYRTEEMPKTGAILGFVKDYPYRTEEYKIESGDRIFLFSDGIYEQFDEDKSEYGEERFLHSILASAQFEPQIQAERILTDLQNFISKSSIQDDITLLILDID from the coding sequence TTGTCCTCAGACAGAGTTCCTTATGAATTGGGGGAATTGTTGTACGAGGACAGTTTTTCCCAAACTTACAGGGGAAAATTCGGTAGGACCAGAGAACCTAAGATCATTCGAATACAAAGACCGGAGGGGAAGGAAACTTCTTCGGTGTATTTTCTAAATGAATTCGAATTGGGAAAACTAGTTAGTGATCCTGGTATTCTCAAACCGGAAGATATGTTCGAAAATTCGGACGGTATCTGTTTGGTTTATGAAAATATCCCTTCTAAACTTCTCCATCAAAGTTTGGCAGGATTAATTTCTCTAGAAACTTTTTTAGAAATAGCGTTAGCCATTACTGAAAATTTAGCAAAGTTACATTCTTTCGGGATCGTTCATAACCAAATTTCACCGCGTGCATTTTTTTATAATCCTGATACTGGCGAAACAAAACTGGCTTGGTTGGGAGGAGCCTCTCTTCTTCTTTCCGAAAAAGGAAGTTATGCGCCTCTTAGATATACGTTCGATATTCTACCTTATTGTTCGCCTGAAAATACGGGCAGGCTAAACCGTCCGGTTGATTTTAGGTCCGATGCTTATTCTTTAGGTGCGTTATTCTATAAGATGATCTCCGGTACGCCTCCGTTTGAAACGGAAGATCCCTTGGAGATGGTCCATTATCATATTGCGAGATCTCCTGTTTCCTTACTAAAGAAAAGAGAGGATGTTCCAGCAGCAATCTCTACTTTGGTGGACAAATTACTCTCCAAGATGCCGGAAGAAAGATACTTCTCTCTGGAAAATCTGATACATGATCTAAAGAGTATTAAAGATTCTTTAAAGTCCAAACGTAAATTGTCGGAATTCGTTCCCGGGGTTTACGAAAGAAAGGTAGGGTTCAGGGATTCTCCTCGGATCTACGATAGGGATAGGGAGAGAAAGGAGATCGAGTCCGGTATAGTAAACGTAACTAACGGAAGAAGGTCCGCTATATTTATCGGAGGCAAATCAGGTACTGGAAAAACGGCTCTAGTAGAAGACGCGATCACATATCTGGATATTTATTCCGTAGTCCTTTTACGAGGGAAATTCGAAGAAGATAAGAAGGAGATCCCATATTACGCGTTTCGTCAGATCATGGAGGATCTTTTAAGAAGGATACTTCAGAAAAAAGACGAAGAGATCAATCTACTTAAGAATTTTATAAAAGAATCTTTAGGGGATAATATAGAGATCCTGACACAGTTCTTACCTGATCTAGGAAAAACATTAGGGATCGAGATACCGACAAAAACGACTAAGAGGCAGAAGGACGAAAAGGTCCTATTTGCAGTCGCTCTTAGATTTTTAACTCTTTGTTTCGACCGAAAAAATCCGGCGATCATTTTATTGGACGATTTGCAATGGGCAGACTCTGCTTCGCTTGCATTGCTTGAATTTATTTTGAATAGCGAGGACTGGGAGGGATTACTTTTTGTCCTGACCAGTCGCTCCGAAGATTCGGACTTTTTCCCGAATGTGAACGTAAAGCAAGGGTTCCCGGGTCTGGATCTGAGAGAAATACGACTTACTCCTCTGAATGAACATAGCGTTTTTAAATACGTATCGGATAGTATTCATGTTTCACCAGAGGATGCGAATAAACTCGCGGAAATTCTAGTTTCCAAAACTGGGGGGAATCCTCTATTCCTGCATCAGTTCTTGAGATCCTTGTATGAAGAAGGATGCCTAAGTTTCGATCAGAAAACTGCTTATCATAGGGTGGACTGGGATAGGCTTTCGCAAAGAGCAGTTACGGATAACGTTCTCGATCTCTTCTTGGACAAGGTAGGAAAACTTCCTGACGAAACACTCGAAGTTCTAAGGGTCGGGGCTTGTATCGGAGCTAAATTCGATCTGAAAGATATGTACGATTTTTTCAAGAGTAGGCCCGGGGTCTTGTCAAGAGGAATTCGAGAAGCGATCAGAGAAGGGATCGTGTTTTATAGAGAAGACGGGAATATGTTATTTCCATCTTTGCAATATATTTCCCAAAGAAAGATAGAAGAATCAGGCATGTATTCATCTCTTTCGAATGTTCAGTTCCATTTTTCGCATGATAGAATGATCCAAAGTATTTTGGATGCAACAGATTCTGAGGAAAAGGCGAGGATCCATAATACGCTTGCTAAGTTACTTATCGAGCGTGAAAAAATTTCGGGTGGTTCCGAACAGATCTTAGATATTGCAAATCATCTCCTGCGCTCCAGAGAATTATATACAAACGGAAGGGAGAACGAGGACTTCTTCCATTACACAATACTTGCAGGAAATTCCGCAAAAGCAGGTGCAGCCTACGAGTCTTCTTATTCTTTTTTCAGTTTGCTCGCTTCTCAGTTAAAGGACTCTTATTGGCAGAAGGATAGAAAGAACGCGATACATATCCTAAAGTCCCTTGCTGAATCGGCGTATTATTTATCTAGAAGAGAAGAAGCGGAGAAGATAGTATCCGATCTACTTTCCAAACTCCATAGTCCATCCGAAAAAGCGGACATTTATCTAATGCAATTAGAAGTGATGAACGTTTATAACGATTTGGATTCTGCATCTAAGATTGGGATCAAAGCTTTACAGTCTCTTGGAATAGGTTTCAAGGAAAAGCCCGGGTTTTTAGCTGTGTTAGGCGAAGTACTAAAGATGGTCTTTTATAGTAGAGGAAGATCTCCCGAAAAACTAATACACGCAAAAGATAGTAAGGATCCTTACAAAACGGAAGCCTTGAACATTTTAGTGAATCTTCTGAACTACGGAAAACATATGGATATGAAGGTGATGGCTTATATCTATTTAAAGCTTATCAACCTTACTTTGAAGGAAGGAAACGCTCCATTTAGCTTTTTCGGTTACGCTGGATTCGGTTCCATTCTACTTTCCATCAACGGAAATTTCCAGCAGTCCATGAGATATTGGACCCTGGCGGAAAAAATATTAAAAAAGTTTAAATCGGATGAACTCTACGGGAGGTTCGTTTTCGGCCGGACGATTCTTCTTGATTATTTTATGTATCCTTTCCGTTCCATAGTGGATTATACGGAAGAGGCATTTCATAAATGTATGCAGTATGGGGATTATCTATGGGCGGCATTTGCGCTTTTCTCCCAGAATACGAACCAATTATATTCCGCAGAAAATTCAGTTTCTTATAGGGAGAAGATCAGAGAAAATTTGGAAAGAGGCTCCAAACTAAATTACGATATTTTGATGATCCTCTTGCATTCTTCCGATTCGTATCTGGATCGTTTGGAAGGAAAATCTACCGAAACAGTCCGATATAAAGAGAATTTATATACTGATCGGGAGTTCGAGTCGAAGGTTCTGGAGTCTGCGGGAAATGGAACCGCTAATTCTTGGTATGCAACCTTATTTGGTTCTCTTGCCTATCTTTCCGGCTATTATTTGGAAGCGGAGAGAATTTTCGAAAATTACCAATCGGATCTCGAAAAATCCAGAATCATGTTTATCTATTCCGAATATAGATTTTATAGATCCTTGGGGCTTTTGAAGTTGCGTAAGAAAAAACTAAAACTTACTGAAAAGCTCTTCTTTAGATATTCATTATATTTGTTCAAACTCTGGTCAAGGATCTATCCGCCTAGTTTCCAGTTATTCTATTTTGTGCTGGCAGGTCTTTACGAAGATTATGCAGGAAGAAAGGAAAATACTTCCAAATACTTTGATATGGCAATGCAGCAAGTTGAATCCGAGCCTAACGATTTCAGGAAAGCCGTGGTTTATCATCATATTGCAGAGTGGAATGTTCAGCAAGGTAGGACCTCCTACGGAAAATTCTTGATACAAAATGCAGTCCGACTCTATGGATCTTGGGGAGCCAAATCCATCGTAAATATGCTTAGGGACGAATATGGAGAATTGCTTCGTCCTCAAGGTACTCCAAAACGTTCTGTGGAAAAGATATTAGCGGATTCTATGCTTTCTACATCTTTCAATCTGGATTTACGAACCGTACTTAAGGCTTCTCAAAGTATTTCGGGAGTGATAGAATTGGGCGAATTACTCCGACAACTTATTCGTACTATCATGGAGAATGCCGCAGCTACAAGAGGGTTTTTGATACTTCCTCAAAACAAAGAATTGTTTTTAATGGCGGGTTCGGATATAGAAGAGCCCGGGTTTTTACCCAAACCGATCTCATTGGATGAGGCCGGACATCTTTTACCCTTAGAAGTGGTATATTTCTGTTTTCGTTCCGGACAGAAAGTTTTGATCTCGGACGCTGCTAAGGATTCTTTCTATTCCGTAAATCCTTATATCAAAAGAAGTAAACCCAAGTCTTTGTTATGCATGCCGATCACAAAGCAGGGGAGAACATTATGCGTTCTTTATTTAGAAAATCGACTCACTGCAGGCATCTTCGACGAACATAGATTGGAAATTTTGGAGATACTTTCCGCTCAGGCCGCAATTTCGTTAGAGAATGCGAAATTATACGAAGATATTACTCGGATGAATTCCGAATTGGAAAGAAAAGTAAACGAAAGAACGGAAGAATTAGCTAGATCTCTTTCAATTATCCGTAAGGACATGTTGTATTCTCAAAAGATCCAGAGGAGTATACTTCCTGAGTTAAAAAATATCCCAGGGCTCCGATATTCGGTAAATTATCTTCCAATGGACGAAGTAGGCGGCGACTTCTACGATATATGCAAATTAAGTAATGGAAGGTATCGGTTCTTTTTGGCGGATGCAACAGGCCACGGAGTACAGGCGGCGTTAGTCACAATGGCGATCAAGGGGGAATACGAGAGCGTAAAGTCTTCTTTAGAAAAACCGGGAGAAATACTCTTCGGCTTGAATAATTCTATTTTAACTAAATATAAAACACTCTATTTTACCGGAGCGATTTGCGACGTGGATCTCTCTGAAAAAAAAGTGTATTTTGCGTCGGCAGGTCATATCTCACAATTTTTAATGCGTTCTTATCGAACGGAAGAGATGCCTAAGACCGGGGCAATCTTAGGGTTCGTAAAAGATTATCCGTATAGAACGGAAGAATACAAAATAGAATCAGGGGATAGGATATTTCTTTTTTCGGACGGGATCTATGAACAGTTCGACGAGGATAAATCAGAATACGGAGAGGAACGATTTTTACATTCTATCCTTGCAAGCGCTCAGTTTGAACCTCAGATCCAGGCAGAAAGGATACTCACCGACCTTCAGAATTTTATTTCTAAAAGTTCCATCCAGGACGACATTACTCTATTGATCTTAGATATAGATTGA
- a CDS encoding haloalkane dehalogenase, with the protein MQTYLETPSECFSNLKDYPFSPHYISVGEFKMHYVDEGPKDAKETVLLLHGEPSWSYLYRKMIFPLSEKGYRVIAPDLIGFGKSDKPTDLKVYTYKNHVDWLKNLISGLDLKNITLFCQDWGGLLGLRAVSELDSRFARVCAANTFLPTGDIPPKEDFLKWLRFSQEVSKLPVGKIIQNGCVTKLSPDVIRAYDSPYPDESYKAGARKFPTLVPISPDNPETERNRQAWIFYKNFKKPFITMFSDSDPITRGGDIFFRRVIPGAKGQKHTVIQGAGHFLQEDKGELLAELLSEFIQNNQ; encoded by the coding sequence ATGCAAACTTATTTAGAAACTCCTTCCGAATGTTTTTCCAATTTAAAGGATTATCCTTTTTCTCCTCATTATATTTCCGTAGGTGAATTTAAAATGCATTACGTGGACGAGGGGCCTAAAGATGCAAAGGAGACCGTTTTACTATTACATGGAGAACCGAGTTGGTCTTATCTTTACAGAAAGATGATCTTCCCTTTATCAGAAAAAGGTTATAGAGTGATTGCCCCCGATCTGATCGGTTTTGGAAAATCGGACAAACCCACGGATCTAAAAGTTTATACATATAAAAATCATGTGGATTGGCTGAAAAATCTAATTTCAGGTTTAGACTTAAAGAATATTACCCTATTTTGCCAAGATTGGGGAGGGCTCTTAGGTTTAAGAGCGGTCTCAGAATTGGATTCTCGTTTTGCAAGGGTTTGTGCCGCGAATACTTTTCTGCCAACGGGAGATATTCCTCCCAAGGAAGATTTTTTGAAATGGCTTCGTTTCTCCCAAGAAGTCAGTAAACTTCCTGTAGGAAAGATCATCCAAAACGGATGTGTAACTAAATTAAGTCCGGATGTTATTCGTGCATATGATTCTCCTTATCCGGATGAATCTTATAAAGCGGGAGCTAGAAAATTCCCAACTTTAGTTCCCATCTCGCCTGATAATCCGGAGACGGAAAGAAATCGCCAGGCTTGGATATTTTATAAGAATTTTAAAAAACCTTTTATTACTATGTTCAGCGATTCGGATCCGATCACTAGAGGAGGAGATATATTTTTCAGAAGAGTTATTCCGGGTGCGAAAGGACAAAAACACACTGTAATCCAAGGAGCAGGACATTTTCTGCAAGAGGATAAGGGGGAACTGCTCGCCGAACTGCTTTCCGAGTTTATTCAAAATAATCAGTAA